The following are encoded in a window of Impatiens glandulifera chromosome 5, dImpGla2.1, whole genome shotgun sequence genomic DNA:
- the LOC124939532 gene encoding transcription factor TGA2-like, producing MSSSNNHNPLHLFHDDDFQPFDVQYSMPLNVVLPPFGGGTMIQSSISSSSSAAAGGSNFLMKEQTGGGSYDLSDLDDHGLFHYLDHDQVHANPNSSRQIIPHANNQIMNTSDQMMMMMPPSLNISPSSHMYDQLVDPPSNMDNMINDGLVSPATTGSNPQTDSSSLDQSPTKSKSVIKKQSNQKAGPSLRSEKESLEPKVLRRLAQNREAARKSRLKKKVYVQQLESSRVKLTQLEQELQRGLSQGGVGDQAGNNTLFGKNINPHGGVFNMEYARWLHEQNRLVAEVKAFIKQDNDNVIPDQKQMRMVLDKCMLHYEALLSLKDAMIKFDVFHLISGAWKFPTERSYMWIGGFRPSHLIKVIINYNMEPFWDQPILGIYELQQMTQKSEQTLSTSYEMFNLSLSDTIGMNSTNNMTLAINKLSTIEDFVRQAELLRKQTINRLYNLLTTHQAARCFVAIHDYFNRLRALGSIWMTCPRTNNVAK from the exons ATGAGTTCTTCAAACAATCATAATCCTCTTCATCTCTTTCATGATGATGATTTCCAACCATTTGATGTTCAGTATTCGATGCCGTTGAATGTTGTTCTTCCTCCCTTCGGTGGTGGTACTATGATTCAATCCTCAATCTCATCCTCGTCCTCCGCCGCCGCCGGCGGCAGCAACTTCCTTAT gAAAGAACAAACTGGAGGAGGAAGCTATGATCTGAGTGATCTAGATGATCACGGCCTTTTTCATTACTTGGATCATGATCAAGTACATGCAAACCCTAATTCCTCTAGGCAAATCATTCCTCATGCTAACAATC AGATCATGAATACTTCAGatcagatgatgatgatgatgcctCCATCCCTAAACATTTCCCCATCTTCTCATATGTATGATCAATTAGTGGATCCACCCTCAAACATGGATAATATG ATAAATGATGGGTTAGTTTCTCCTGCAACCACTGGTTCAAACCCCCAAACTGATTCTTCTTCCCTTGATCAATCACCAACAAAATCTAAGTCTGTCATCAAg AAACAAAGCAATCAGAAAGCAGGACCATCTCTTAGATCAGAGAAGGAATCTCTAGAACCCAAg GTATTGAGAAGACTTGCTCAAAACAGAGAGGCAGCAAGAAAAAGCAGGCTTAAGAAAAag GTTTATGTTCAGCAGCTAGAATCTAGTAGAGTTAAGCTTACTCAGCTTGAACAAGAATTACAAAGG GGTTTATCTCAGGGAGGAGTTGGTGACCAAGCTGGTAATAATACTCTTTTTGGCAAGAATATTAACCCAC atgGTGGAGTCTTCAATATGGAATATGCGAGGTGGTTGCATGAGCAGAACCGTCTTGTCGCTGAAGTTAAAGCTTTTATCAAGCAAGACAATGATAATGTTATACCTGATCAAAAACAGATGAGGATGGTTCTTGACAAATGCATGTTACACTATGAAGCATTACTTAGCCTCAAAGATGCcatgatcaaatttgatgtctTTCATTTGATTTCTGGGGCTTGGAAATTCCCCACAGAAAGATCTTACATGTGGATTGGAGGTTTTCGTCCTTCTCATCTCATCAAG GTGATAATAAACTATAACATGGAGCCATTTTGGGATCAACCAATATTGGGAATATATGAGTTGCAACAAATGACACAAAAATCCGAGCAAACTCTTAGTACCAGTTATGAAATGTTCAATCTATCGTTGTCGGATACAATTGGAATGAATTCTACTAACAACATGACCTTGGCCATCAACAAGCTGAGCACCATTGAAGACTTTGTAAGACAG GCTGAACTCCTGAGAAAACAAACAATCAACCGTCTTTACAACTTGTTGACGACTCATCAGGCTGCAAGATGCTTTGTTGCCATTCATGATTATTTTAATCGACTTCGTGCTCTTGGCTCTAT